Within the Oncorhynchus clarkii lewisi isolate Uvic-CL-2024 unplaced genomic scaffold, UVic_Ocla_1.0 unplaced_contig_3166_pilon_pilon, whole genome shotgun sequence genome, the region AAACACTAATGCAAAGGGAAATTATTTGATATTCTCCTTCTACATTATGCTGGATTAGTTTCCTTGCTGTGAAGTTTTGAGTTCTGGTTAAATTGAGTATAACTCCATTATTTTGTTACTCTCCACTGCCCTCTGTGAGTGACGGATTGAAGAGACaaatctcttttcctctccccctctattccctCGGGTTTTCTCCACCCTCACTCTGATGGAAGGAAGCCTCAGGTGTCTACGCATCATCAGCAGTGGCCCACATCACCTCCAAATCTAGACTTAGACGACTCCCTTCTGATGTCACTAATATCCATCCACTGACGTACCTCTGACAGGTATAGAGACGGTGTCCTGGTACCAGTCTTGCACACATTTAGGACGCGTCACAAAAGTATTCCTAGTCCCTATAAACTACCTGTCAAAAGTAATCCTAGTCCCTATAAACTACTTGTCAAAAGTAATCCTAGTCCCTATAAACTACCTGTCAAAAGTAATCCTAGTCCCTATAAACTACCTGTCAAAAGTAATCCTAGTCCCTATAAACTACTTGTCAAAAGTAATCCTATTCCTGATAAACTCCTTGTCacaagtaatgcactatgtagtgaatatgtGGCCATGTGGGATGCAGACTCATACTGTAGCTTCATTTCCTAGGGTCAACATTTAGCTAATTAGTGATTAAAACATAAACAATTCATAATCTATCACTGAGTAATTCTGTCATTGATCAATCACACTGTATGCTGAGGCGATAGATACTGCTTACTGTTGAATTAGATACAACGTTGTTACCTTGGGCCAAATAGTAACTTTTCAAGTCAATGTCAATGAAGATTTGCACATATCCAGTCAAACTATCAATTCAGGATATGGCCCCctgagctgtgtgtttgtgtgtgtgtgtttgtgtgttacatACCTCCATTAGCTCCGTATCACCACAGCCTGAAGTCACCACAGGGCTCTGTATCCCAGGCTGGCTTGGCTTGACTGAAATAAGCCATCTAACGGTCACCATctcacacacacgggcacacacacacatacacacctctgATAGGTCTCAGCTCATGTGTCATTGATTATTGCCACTGACACACTAGCTTCCAGTGGACATTGGCTGTGAGGTGAGGTGCTGTGCTGTGCCCAGTCAGTGCCTTAGGTGGTCTAATAACCTGGATGGGGCTTCAGCACCATGAATCCAATGACTCAGAGCCTGAGGCGTCTCTCCTCAGATCTCCATCTCAGATCTCAGGCTGGGAGATTGACACAGGGCCTAATTGCAGTCTGTTGTCCTGAGGGAACTTATTTATTGGCCAGGCAGCTGAATCCAGACCGGTCAATAGGCGACATCAGACCTATCAGGATTCAGGACGGTCCATTTCCTGGTAGTGCTGTGTGGATGAGTAGAGTAAGTCAGAGTCCTGACGTCAACTGGATTAAGCCCAGGGGAACAGAACACGGGAGTTACAGTCTGGAAGATTTGCAGCTGTTCAATGGTTGTTTCATTTATGAGATATGCCTATATCTTTGTAAAGATTTTATAGACCCAAAACGATGTTGATCTCATTGACTTTCAACCCTCGCATAATAGCTGTGCCTATGAATTTGAGCGTGGTTCCATTCTCCCAGCTCCATCCCTTAAATGATCAAATTGACTTAATCAGGGTTTGAAAATACTAATTGGTGGATAGATCTTTGATAGATTGATTAATTGTTCTTTCTTTTCATTTCCAGTCTCAGAAATACCCCATGCTACTGGAGAAGATCATGAATGTTCTGGACTCCAATAAAGACAACGAGGTGGACTTCAATGAGTATGTGGTTCTGGTGGCGACCCTGACCGTAGCCTGCAACGACTTCTTCCAGGAGCAGCAGAAAAAGAAAGCCAACTAACGGTTGAGTCCTAAATGGCTTCCTATTGCTTATATATGCACTATTATTTGCCAAACCCTCATAGTGCTATGACCGGTCTTGTAATGGTTCCAATTGTTGGATCTCCTCATTctgtctggattccaataggaattatatgtcactttgcaagccagcattaTGTGATTTGCAAGCCTGATGTGACCTGTAACCAAGGAGTTTGTAATGTATTGTTTAAAGAGTTGAATTGAAGATGAAATATTCACTTAGACACTTACTTGGTGAAGGCTACAGGACTGAAAGCCATTGAatacaacaaccatgtctctgtcactaacaaatacagccATTGGTGGTAACTACACTTCACACAAAAGGCacactgggaaatatgcaaaaaGATAGACTACATTCTCAAATTGAATTGTATGTTCCCTCAACCTCAAAAAGTTGAGTGGACATATGTAATAAGGTTGAATTGTATTTTGGTtcagccagtggtggaaaaagtacccaattgtaatacttgagtaaaagtaaagatactttaatcgaaaatgactcaagtaaaagtgaaagtcacccagtaaaatactacttgagtaaaagtatttggtgttAAATATAATAATTTCACATTTCTTATgtaaagcaaaccagacggcataattgtcttgtttttttgtatttgCGAATAGCCAGGGGcctgctccaacactcagacttcattaacaaacaaagcatgtgtttagt harbors:
- the LOC139401247 gene encoding protein S100-Z-like; translation: MPSRLEGAAYSRTVFDNYSGSDGDKHKLNKGELKQLLNSELPVFHTSQKYPMLLEKIMNVLDSNKDNEVDFNEYVVLVATLTVACNDFFQEQQKKKAN